One genomic segment of Acropora muricata isolate sample 2 unplaced genomic scaffold, ASM3666990v1 scaffold_754, whole genome shotgun sequence includes these proteins:
- the LOC136907897 gene encoding uncharacterized protein — translation MMRLQWTQDLDVESLEASGHWASMEELLEVVSFHLPRYEQTVKTCQNDPGRVSPSDLTFATKYLATYLFIKEAKANGGFIDQKTFMTAGKYGFDSVILTETSLQIPDGYIHFVRPLLKPRCDFVLVTKNGSQHSKLGNEMSKLVFDAIGKYIHPTRYR, via the exons ATGATGAGATTGCAGTGGACGCAAGATCTCGACGTCGAATCATTAGAGGCCAGCGGCCACTGGGCAAGCATGGAAGAGCTGTTAGAAGTCGTGTCTTTTCACTTGCCTCGCTACGAACAAACCGTGAAAACGTGCCAAAATGATCCCGGTCGAGTGAGTCCCTCCGACTTGACATTTGCAACCAAATATTTGGCCACCTACTTGTTCATCAAG GAAGCAAAGGCGAACGGCGGTTTCATCGATCAAAAAACCTTCATGACTGCAGGAAAATACGGATTCGACTCTGTGATTCTCACAGAAACAAGCTTGCAAATACCCGACGGCTACATACATTTCGTGAGGCCTTTACTTAAGCCCCGATGCGACTTTGTTTTGGTCACCAAAAACGGAAGCCAACACAGCAAATTGGGCAACGAGATGAGCAAGTTGGTCTTCGACGCTATTGGCAAATACATTCACCCCACGCGTTATCGCTAA
- the LOC136907899 gene encoding uncharacterized protein: protein MDALLKIPAATNDVKKLRSLYDACEGYIHGLESLDVYPESYGDLLIPIVMKKLPEEVRRIMLRSHDETTWTLADLRVQLRHEAETREKSSLGQSDKEVSVPNPPFNSKFPTAGALFFGALRRENAKNGCTFCDGPHPSDSCKIVPTIEKRLEFLRNQKRCFRYFKTGHMSKSCHSKKRCSRCNGKHHSALCKSTGIDGHKSSGTITTEENTSRRDPEKEDSTVPEGSTLVGSTHTSQDTILLQSALVDVAAGSRSCQARLLFDSGSQRTFISQDLANKIGAQPFKK, encoded by the coding sequence ATGGATGCTTTGCTGAAAATTCCGGCTGCGACAAATGATGTAAAGAAACTGAGGTCCCTTTATGACGCGTGTGAAGGATACATACATGGATTGGAATCGCTAGATGTTTATCCAGAATCTTATGGAGACTTGCTCATCCCTATCGTAATGAAGAAATTACCCGAAGAAGTGAGGCGTATTATGTTGAGAAGTCATGATGAAACAACGTGGACCTTGGCTGACCTCAGAGTGCAACTTCGGCATGAGGCGGAGACAAGGGAGAAGAGCAGTCTAGGACAGTCTGACAAAGAAGTGTCAGTACCAAATCCCCCTTTCAATTCCAAGTTCCCTACTGCTGGTGCTTTGTTCTTTGGTGCCCTGAGAAGAGAGAACGCCAAGAATGGCTGTACGTTTTGTGATGGGCCTCACCCCTCGGACTCGTGTAAGATCGTCCCAACAATTGAAAAGAGACTCGAATTTCTCCGCAACCAGAAAAGGTGCTTCAGGTACTTTAAGACAGGTCATATGTCAAAGTCCTGCCACTCGAAGAAGCGTTGTTCGCGGTGCAATGGAAAACATCACTCAGCGTTGTGTAAATCAACTGGAATTGACGGGCATAAATCTTCCGGAACAATTACAACCGAAGAAAATACAAGTAGGAGAGATCCCGAGAAAGAAGATTCCACCGTTCCAGAAGGATCTACACTTGTTGGCTCAACGCATACTTCTCAGGATACCATCTTACTACAGTCAGCACTTGTGGACGTTGCCGCAGGTTCGAGAAGTTGCCAAGCACGCTTGCTATTTGACAGTGGATCACAGCGC